The region ATTCTAATGTTTCCTGAGGAAGATACTTGTGGCAATTTAGCTGCTGGACTTCTTCTAATATGCCCAAAAGCGCTCCGGGATTCGAGCCATATTTAGCAATTACCCGGTCTATCTTTTTGGTATGGTTACTTTGCGTGGACATTTCCGCCATTTCCGTTAAAGAATTAGCCAGCTATAATTAACGCTTATATTAGCATCAACTTATGCCTGTGTCTATTTCTTTTTAGGATCCGCTTAGCAGATGATATTTTCTTAAGAGGATTATCGGAAAATTCAACTGGGCCATGCGGGAGTCGAACCTGCGACCTTGACATTAAGAGTGTCCTGCTCTACCAATTGAGCTAATGGCCCTATATTCTTTATATGTAAGAGCCATTAGCGGAATCCTCCGAAGCGGAATGAATTCCCCAAAGGCCCTAATCTATTATAGTGGAGGGATATTCTATCCTAAAATACCCCGGTTTGCAAGGCAGATTTTCATTCTTAATCCACTATCTGATATTCCTCTGCTCTCTTGTGAAGCAATCGGTTTATTTCGGGGACAATAACGCCTGCGTCTAAATTCTTGGCAATAAACATGGCCATATCCAAGCAGTGATCCACATTATAGTAATCTGACATACCAAGCCTTCCTGTATATATTATATTCTCAATAGAATTTAATTCTTTAAAAATCTTATCTTTTTTCTCCTGAAAACCAAGCTCATACACAGGATAAAAAGCCGGAATCCTGACTAAACAGCTATCCAGGACCTGATTCTTATTTACAATCTTTAAGCCCTCTAACCCCTTAACGCAAAGCGCCAGGATTTCTCCATCTGGTTTCTTAAAAAGGCCGCTTTTTACTTCGCTTGTAAAATCACAGCAGATAACTGTCTTATCTTCAGGAAAACCCTTGGTCGAAATAAGCTTTTGCTCTGAGATGCGCGAAAAAACAAGCTCCTTATCCGGACAGAAAACCCAATGATCATTCAAACAACTTGGCTTATCTATTAGAAAATAAGCGATCATACTGTGGCGCATCTTCAAAAAGTTATCTTCTTGGTTAATTTTCCTATCATCAGGAAATAATAAAGAAGTAACCTCATTTAAAGGAATAGAAGAAACCAGCATATCACAGTCTATGGCCTGTTTATTATCAAATACAACTGTCTTTATTCTCTTCTCCTCCATGATAAATTTAACCGGTTTCTGGCACGTGCGGATTATATGACCCGACCTTAGAAGATTGTTAGCTAAGCCATCACAAACCTGGTAAAAACCTTCCTGAGGGTAAAAAAAGTGGCTGGCGTCAGTAAACTTACTTTCCTTCTTTATATTTAAGAGGCGAAAAACAAGGTCGTACATATTCCTGACAGGAATTCTTTTCTTGGCAATCTGGGCGCTTAACTCTTTTGGATCTCCCCAGACTTTATACGCTAACGGTAAGAAAACCGTCTGGTAAATCTTATTGCCAAAGATATTCTTACAGTATTCTTCATAGGTAGAAGCTTCTTTCAAGAATGGCGTGCGCAGAAGTGTAAGCAATACTGAAATACTTAAATGGATAACTTCTATTGGGTTAAAAACCTTAACCAATTGCACCAATTTCACCGGATAATCCATCAATTTCCCGCGCAGAATAATCTTATGCTTCTTTTCTACTGTCTTAAGCGTGCTATTTGAAATCTTCATAAATTCATCCATGATCCCCGGGATAACAGAATAAACCTTGTGCGGACCGTAATCAAGTTTTATGCCTTTAAAATCATAATACCCGCACAATCCCCCCAGCCTATTTTCCTTCTCGCAAAGAACAATATCATACTTATTCAGTTTAGACAATTCCCACGCGGCAGTTAAACCGCTTATACCGCCTCCTAAAACAATAACCTTTTGCTTATTTTTATTATTCATCTTTTTTCCGGGCAATCATTAAATATTGACTGGCAAAATAAGGCAGAAGCATTTCTTTAATGGGCATAAACGCATACGGAAACCTTGCAATCTTGGCCAAAGGCTTAGAATACACTTCCAAACGGCTGGCTAAATAATCATAGCTTAATTTTTGAAAGTGCATTTTATGGGAGATTCTTTTGAAACCATGCTTATCCAAATATGCCGTAAGCGTTTTAGGCGTAAAATAATAAAGGTGCACCGAAAGTAAAAACCACCAATGCCTTCCTGAAAGACGCGCCAAGAAATCATCTATGCGCGGATAATTAATCACCAAAAGCCCCCCGGGTTTTAATATCCGATTTATTTCTTTTAGTGTTTCACCCGGAGAAGCAACATGCTCTAAAACATCCCACAAGGTAACAATATCAAAACTTTTATCCGGCAATTTCGCTTCTTCTAATACCCCGCAAAACATCTTAACAGCGTAATTCTTCCTGGCAAATTCACACAGCCACTTGGAAGGCTCTACCCCTAAAGCATCATACCCGGCATCCCGGGCAACCCTGACAAAAATCCCGGAAGCCGCCCCCACATCCAATAAATTTCCTGACCTGCACAAACCTTGAATGGCTTTAAGGCAGTTCTTAAACGTTTGACTTCTGCCTTTTTCCTGCGAAACATACTGCTTATCCTCAGCCAAAGAATAGCTTTTAACGATTAATTCCTGTTTTGCCCGAGGCGAAAGATAAATCAAGCCGCATTTCTTACAGCGCACGGCCTGCTCAAAGAATATCTGGCTGCTCGCGGAGGAATAGATCTTTAACAACTCATCTTTTGCCTTGGGAATCTTTGTTGGGTCTGAAGCAAAAATAACTTCGCTTTCCAAAGAAGAACTGCCGCAAAAGTCACACGGCACATCTTCATAGAGATCAAGAGAGAAGTGCTTATTTTCTAAAGGTCTGGTAGCCATAGGCAAAATCTACGAACAATCTTCCCTGAATACTTGATTTAAATAGTTTCTTGATCAAGAAACTAGGCCTTAAATAAAAACGCCTGTGAAAATCATTATAATAAAAATTAAGCTTATCCCAACTAAGCGTATCATGCTGGTATATTTGGCTGGGATTGTGAAAATTATAACAGGCCCAATCTTGCGTCTTTATAAGGCCCTGCTGCTTATACTCATCGTAAATGCTTGTCCCGGGAAAAGGCACCATAATAGTTGCCTTGGCAAAATCGGGGTTTAGTCTTATGGCAAAGTCTATTGTCTTGTTAATGCTTCTTTCAGTTTCACCCGGAAACCCCAGCATAAAAAACCCCACCAACTCAAGGCCTGCTTTCTTAATCATTCGGCTTGCGCGAAATGCCTGCTCTATTGTAATGCCTTTATTGATCTTATCAAGCATTTCCTGACAGCCGCTTTCAAACCCCACGCCCACCTGATAACATCCGGCTTTCCTGGCAAGCTTCAAGAATTCATCATCGATGCGATCTACCCTTACACCTGTTCTTAAATTCCAAGTCATATTGATATTGCTTCTAATAATTGCCTCGCAGATTTCTTTTGCTTTACTAATATCAGTAGTAAATTGATCATCCAAAACATGAAATTCCCGATACCCCAGCTTCTTTAAGATAAATAGCTCCTCAACAACCCTCTTGGCAGACTTGATCCGGAATTTCCTGCCATGCACTGTCTTGTTACAAAAAGTGCAATTAAAAACACAGCCCCTGCTCATTTCTATGGGCCCCACGGGATTATTTCTGGCAATCATCCCGGGACAGGAATAGTTATTTATGTCAAACAAATGCAAAGCAGGAAACGGCAGATCCTCTATCGGCAATTCGCCGCCCTTCTCTATTATCTTGGAAACTTTCTGGCCTCGCGCTATTTTCTTGATAATCTGTTCGCCTTCGCCAACAACTGCAATATCAAAAGAGGATTCTCTCAAAACCTCTTGGGGAAGCGAAGAAGCGTGCGGCCCGCCTATAATTGTAAGGATATTTCTCGATACAGACTTGGCAATCTGACTTATTCTTGAGGCTTCGTAGAAAAGCGGCGTGGTTGAAGTAACCCCGACCATATCAGGCTCAAAATCCAGGATCCTGCTTCTGACTTGCTGCCAGATATCGTTTGCGCAAAAAGCGGATAAATCAATTATGCTTACATCTATTCCCTCTTCAATAAGGCTGGCGGCGATCATTGCCAAAGACATAACCGGCAATCTGGGAACAGCAGCCCTTATCTTGGATTTACTGTAAACACTAACCGAGCTGGGAGGATTAAATAAAATACATTTCTTCATTTTAATATGTCAAACCAAACCAGTTTCCCGTCCTTATCAAAATAACCGATACTATGCGCGATAATCAAAAAGCCCTCGTCGTAAAATCTTGGCCTTTTTGCCCCAATAATCTTCCCAAAAACAACTATATCCCTGTCTTCGACCCTTTGGGCGATCCTCTGGGTAAAGCCGGGAAAAATGATCTTATTCTCGATGTATACGGCTCTTGGGAAAGGCAAAGGTTTTAGGGCCCAATATTCCGGATGATGCTCTGCCATACCCTGGCCAGGCCCAAGATAAAAAGCATGAAAACTTCTATAGCGCAAAGGATAATAACAATACGCTGCGTCAACTCTCTCAAAAGAAGGCTGCGGCCACATTATATGTATTGTCCGCATATCCGTAGGGGTTAAAATTTCACCCAGATGGCCAAATTTTTGCCTTATCTGGTCTTCTGTAACCTCAAAGCGCCTTGTATCTTTACCTGATAAATTCGCCAACCTTAAAAAAAGGGGAATCGCTATTAAACACGCAAAGAATATAATATACAGCTTGATTATTTGAGGATAAAAAGTCTTTGGCGTAAATCCAAACTCTGCTTTAACATTTTTCTTGCCCTGGAAGCCTTCAAACAGAACAAATACCCCTGCTGCCAGCAGGCAATACATAACAATCTCCAAGGACATCCATTCACGGTCTCCTCCCATGCCGCCGTTAAATAATAATGATAATAACATCCCGGCAAAATATAAAATTATGAATATGCGCTGATGCCTTGGCGCAAAAAATAAAATACGCAATAATCCAATTACGGCAAAAACATTGAAGAATAATCTATTCTTCAATAATAAAATAACCAATGCCGCGATAAATAATATCGCCTTGCCCCTCTTGGCTTTTAAAGAAAACAATTGCTTGATCCTTTCCCGGTCGTAAAAATACAAAAGAAGAATCAGGAATATGCATGCCACAAAATACGCTCCGCCCGTTTTTTCATTGCTAAAAGCGCCGAAGATGTCTCTTGCGAAGAATTTAAAGGTCCACCTTAAACCCTCAAGCAAATTTTCCGGATGCTCAACTGCTTGCTTTAGCGCCCCCAAATACAAGGCCTTCACCATGCCGGGGTTATCGTTTTGGATATAAGAAATAGCTACGTTTTTATCCGAATAGATATCCGATGTAAACCCTGTTCCGCGATGCGCCTGCTGCCAGATCCTTATTGCAAAAACCTCGTTTGATTCAGTAGTGCAATAAAACTTAACTGAAAAAAGATAAAAACTTATCCCCATAAAAACTGATAAGACAGCAACTAGCGTGAGTTTCAGCGATTTCTTGGAAAAGCCGTTTAAGAAAACCGGGAACAAGGCAACTGTTACAAGCGACAGGAAATCCCAAGGCCTTATGGTTTGCGCTAAGGCAATAAAAAAACACGCCATAAAATAATGATTTAGAGAAAAATCATGGAAACTTCTTATTATTAAAGCAAAGGCTATAACTAAAAGCGGCTGGGCCAGAACCTCTGTGGCAAGGCTTAACTGTAAAGGCGCATTCCACATGGCAAGAAACGACAAAAATACTACTATAAATATATTATTACGCAGATCCTTTAAAAGATAAAAAGCAGTCAAGAAACTTGCTATATTTAAGAATATAAAAAAGGCTGAATATAAAACATAATTATATTTAAACAAGAATCCCAGGATTGTTAAAACTAGCGGGAATATCGGCCTGCCGGGCAGCTTAATTCCATCAACGATATCCTTTGCGCAATCAAGCCATAACAAGGCGTCATTAATAGGATGCAGCCCCATCCTGAAAACGCCAATCTGATAATTACCGGCTGTCGGCAGAAGGATCATTAAACGAAAAGAAACAAGCGCCAATATTAAAACCAGGCAAAATAAGATAAAGCGTTTGCTCATAAGCAAATAGTAATATACATTGTGCTTTTATGATATAATAATTTAGATAAAAAGGAGGTGTTTATGGATATTAATTTATTCCTTACTAATACACAACAAATGCTGGCCCCTTATTTGGAGCAATTAAGGTTATTTAAATTTTCAGTATTAAACCCGGTGATCTGGGCCATCGCGCTTATCGTTTTCTTTATACTCTCCCGCAACTGGAACGCTAATAAAGCCTTTAGCTTTTGCATAATCACGCTTCTTATACTTTTTAGCCAAACATTTGTCAGCGACCACCTTAGTTCATCTTA is a window of Candidatus Omnitrophota bacterium DNA encoding:
- a CDS encoding NAD(P)-binding protein, with product MNNKNKQKVIVLGGGISGLTAAWELSKLNKYDIVLCEKENRLGGLCGYYDFKGIKLDYGPHKVYSVIPGIMDEFMKISNSTLKTVEKKHKIILRGKLMDYPVKLVQLVKVFNPIEVIHLSISVLLTLLRTPFLKEASTYEEYCKNIFGNKIYQTVFLPLAYKVWGDPKELSAQIAKKRIPVRNMYDLVFRLLNIKKESKFTDASHFFYPQEGFYQVCDGLANNLLRSGHIIRTCQKPVKFIMEEKRIKTVVFDNKQAIDCDMLVSSIPLNEVTSLLFPDDRKINQEDNFLKMRHSMIAYFLIDKPSCLNDHWVFCPDKELVFSRISEQKLISTKGFPEDKTVICCDFTSEVKSGLFKKPDGEILALCVKGLEGLKIVNKNQVLDSCLVRIPAFYPVYELGFQEKKDKIFKELNSIENIIYTGRLGMSDYYNVDHCLDMAMFIAKNLDAGVIVPEINRLLHKRAEEYQIVD
- a CDS encoding class I SAM-dependent methyltransferase, translated to MATRPLENKHFSLDLYEDVPCDFCGSSSLESEVIFASDPTKIPKAKDELLKIYSSASSQIFFEQAVRCKKCGLIYLSPRAKQELIVKSYSLAEDKQYVSQEKGRSQTFKNCLKAIQGLCRSGNLLDVGAASGIFVRVARDAGYDALGVEPSKWLCEFARKNYAVKMFCGVLEEAKLPDKSFDIVTLWDVLEHVASPGETLKEINRILKPGGLLVINYPRIDDFLARLSGRHWWFLLSVHLYYFTPKTLTAYLDKHGFKRISHKMHFQKLSYDYLASRLEVYSKPLAKIARFPYAFMPIKEMLLPYFASQYLMIARKKDE
- a CDS encoding B12-binding domain-containing radical SAM protein, translated to MKKCILFNPPSSVSVYSKSKIRAAVPRLPVMSLAMIAASLIEEGIDVSIIDLSAFCANDIWQQVRSRILDFEPDMVGVTSTTPLFYEASRISQIAKSVSRNILTIIGGPHASSLPQEVLRESSFDIAVVGEGEQIIKKIARGQKVSKIIEKGGELPIEDLPFPALHLFDINNYSCPGMIARNNPVGPIEMSRGCVFNCTFCNKTVHGRKFRIKSAKRVVEELFILKKLGYREFHVLDDQFTTDISKAKEICEAIIRSNINMTWNLRTGVRVDRIDDEFLKLARKAGCYQVGVGFESGCQEMLDKINKGITIEQAFRASRMIKKAGLELVGFFMLGFPGETERSINKTIDFAIRLNPDFAKATIMVPFPGTSIYDEYKQQGLIKTQDWACYNFHNPSQIYQHDTLSWDKLNFYYNDFHRRFYLRPSFLIKKLFKSSIQGRLFVDFAYGYQTFRK